One stretch of Daphnia pulicaria isolate SC F1-1A chromosome 8, SC_F0-13Bv2, whole genome shotgun sequence DNA includes these proteins:
- the LOC124311308 gene encoding mitochondrial thiamine pyrophosphate carrier-like isoform X1 — MEASEKKRKRTVISERGFSGAIGGSLTRAMCQPFDVLKIRFQVQIEPISKTNSSAVYRGIFQGLQHIVKSEGWTALWKGHVAAQALSATFGFVQFGLFEGITTYAFEKSPALNSVQSGVNFSAGFGSGCLATIISFPFDTIRTRLIVQGEPKIYKGVIDVVSKMSANEGALSLYHGLSPTLIQMGPYIGCQFAMYKFLVEIYDQAMEEKSAGLKSLTCGAVAGAFAKTLVYPLDLGKKRMQLQGFCDRHQYKGLFDCLATTVRNEGLAALLKGLSPSLLKAVFSSALQFYFYEITLEFLTRSRFEYIQK, encoded by the exons aTGGAAGcgtcagaaaaaaaacgaaagcgTACGGTAATCTCAGAACGAGGATTCTCTGGAGCAATTGGAGGATCTTTAACACGAGCGATGTGCCAGCCGTTTGATGTCCTCAAAATAAGATTCCAA GTTCAAATAGAACCCATTAGTAAAACAAATAGCAGTGCTGTATATAGAGGTATTTTTCAAGGACTGCAACATATTGTTAAGAGTGAAGGATGGACAGCTCTCTGGAAAGGACATGTTGCTGCACAAGCTCTTTCAGCAACTTTTGGTTTTGTACAGTTTGGTTTGTTTGAGGGTATCACCACATATGCCTTTGAAAAATCTCCTGCACTAAATTCAGTGCAATCTGGAGTCAATTTCTCAGCTGGTTTTGGATCAGGATGTTTGGCAACCATAATATCCTTTCCTTTTGACACTATTAGAACAAGACTTATAGTACAAGGAGAACCCAAG ATTTACAAGGGTGTGATTGATGTAGTATCAAAAATGTCGGCCAATGAGGGGGCTCTATCTCTGTACCATGGGCTGTCACCCACTTTGATCCAAATGGGGCCATACATTGGTTGCCAATTTGCAATGTATAAATTTTTGGTTGAAATATATGATCAAgctatggaagaaaaaagtgcTGGGCTAAAAAGTCTAACCTGTGGGGCTGTAGCAGGAGCATTTGCAAAGACTCTTGTTTATCCACTAGATCTGGGAAAGAAACGTATGCAGTTGCAAGGTTTCTGTGATAGGCATCAATATAAAGG GCTATTCGATTGTCTTGCAACAACAGTTCGAAATGAAGGATTGGCTGCTTTGCTCAaag GTCTTAGTCCTAGCCTGCTAAAGGCTGTTTTCTCATCTGCCCTTCAATTCTATTTCTATGAAATTACTTTGGAGTTTCTCACTAGGTCAAGGTTCGAGTATatacaaaaatga
- the LOC124311308 gene encoding mitochondrial thiamine pyrophosphate carrier-like isoform X3: protein MEASEKKRKRTVISERGFSGAIGGSLTRAMCQPFDVLKIRFQVQIEPISKTNSSAVYRGIFQGLQHIVKSEGWTALWKGHVAAQALSATFGFVQFGLFEGITTYAFEKSPALNSVQSGVNFSAGFGSGCLATIISFPFDTIRTRLIVQGEPKIYKGVIDVVSKMSANEGALSLYHGLSPTLIQMGPYIGCQFAMYKFLVEIYDQAMEEKSAGLKSLTCGAVAGAFAKTLVYPLDLGKKRMQLQGFCDRHQYKGLFDCLATTVRNEGLAALLKGLSPSLLKAVFSSALQFYFYEITLEFLTR, encoded by the exons aTGGAAGcgtcagaaaaaaaacgaaagcgTACGGTAATCTCAGAACGAGGATTCTCTGGAGCAATTGGAGGATCTTTAACACGAGCGATGTGCCAGCCGTTTGATGTCCTCAAAATAAGATTCCAA GTTCAAATAGAACCCATTAGTAAAACAAATAGCAGTGCTGTATATAGAGGTATTTTTCAAGGACTGCAACATATTGTTAAGAGTGAAGGATGGACAGCTCTCTGGAAAGGACATGTTGCTGCACAAGCTCTTTCAGCAACTTTTGGTTTTGTACAGTTTGGTTTGTTTGAGGGTATCACCACATATGCCTTTGAAAAATCTCCTGCACTAAATTCAGTGCAATCTGGAGTCAATTTCTCAGCTGGTTTTGGATCAGGATGTTTGGCAACCATAATATCCTTTCCTTTTGACACTATTAGAACAAGACTTATAGTACAAGGAGAACCCAAG ATTTACAAGGGTGTGATTGATGTAGTATCAAAAATGTCGGCCAATGAGGGGGCTCTATCTCTGTACCATGGGCTGTCACCCACTTTGATCCAAATGGGGCCATACATTGGTTGCCAATTTGCAATGTATAAATTTTTGGTTGAAATATATGATCAAgctatggaagaaaaaagtgcTGGGCTAAAAAGTCTAACCTGTGGGGCTGTAGCAGGAGCATTTGCAAAGACTCTTGTTTATCCACTAGATCTGGGAAAGAAACGTATGCAGTTGCAAGGTTTCTGTGATAGGCATCAATATAAAGG GCTATTCGATTGTCTTGCAACAACAGTTCGAAATGAAGGATTGGCTGCTTTGCTCAaag GTCTTAGTCCTAGCCTGCTAAAGGCTGTTTTCTCATCTGCCCTTCAATTCTATTTCTATGAAATTACTTTGGAGTTTCTCACTAG GTGA
- the LOC124310996 gene encoding uncharacterized protein LOC124310996: MTVSSDWSKTSLTVAKYVEESLCVPISMVPTIYGLRLADAIELGSAILQERENPPTTINWHPVPQFENVSLGVSPSLERCMKNLEKMCYFIEAEDKMPLEKYCLDRYLTPLTLDFVASRLAEKTGKQEGDRRMKFFQSKLPRQFSLAQKTLNDWAERRPVSLVTSAQILSPDLTRLFNENKTFKSPNLRILLVPSLQYVNKKRQIHRTVQSSQLSEKQKLNELQNYFPLNWADMMSDVHYIDNLFLNYTKNPDGSFNSVYAAFLLPRDHGLNNTHCGVLIDLGTGLSLMFLGFVKDFRQVVFENPNFTTKRFSPPPSDVILKEPCMKAVNCQESEDDYTVQISIHSKEDPKGLSISTDQQLPCEAGHRVTLCLTQPEGMKPFTMCFPHAFLVGCIEATLRRSDRSIRLVLKKALREPWPCHFNEKPKLNVDQLSVWKEPNPDDPVFRIMIHISGTMDVKSIRSSWESAYDLSKFSNLPPLRTVRIATSSIFVNSEPGQEFLNVATIHDQQNPLFSIRVHLPVKVTQLGSPMIVITVLDHHYAKKLIANGNLQAKQFHEDYQRIFNGRRNRQPFPVWTTSEDATLLLRYVLRLNAAKMKPSLWQEENVPLGKFSPFLASFISPLYLDNQYQENGEEVKAEKIKINSFKKEHNIPLCDPSVCARCMRRSAKLKRCSRCKAVNYCTVDCQKADWSTHKACCVVPNTENETMDKIKELVDLMMNSVQN, translated from the exons ATGACCGTAAGTTCCGATTGGAGCAAGACTTCGCTAACTGTGGCAAAATACGTTGAAGAGTCACTTTGCGTACCTATTAGCATGGTGCCGACCATTTACGGGCTGCGATTGGCTGACGCTATTGAGTTAGGCTCCGCTATCCtacaagaaagagaaaatcctCCGACAACTATAAATTGGCATCCAGTTCCTCAATTTGAGAATGTTTCACTTGGCGTTTCTCCTTCCTTGGAACGTTGCATGAAGAACCTAGAGAAAATGTGTTATTTCATTGAAGCAGAGGACAAAATGCCACTGGAGAAATATTGCTTGGATAGATACTTGACTCCTCTGACTTTAGATTTCGTGGCCTCTCGTCTAGCTGAAAAAACTGGAAAGCAAGAAGGAGATCGTCGGATGAAGTTTTTCCAGTCTAAACTTCCTCGTCAGTTTTCTCTAGCTCAGAAAACATTGAATGACTGGGCTGAACGCCGCCCAGTCTCGCTCGTGACCAGCGCTCAAATTCTCTCTCCAGACCTAACGAGGCTTttcaacgaaaacaaaacctTTAAATCTCCTAATCTCAGGATCCTTTTGGTTCCCAGCTTACAatatgtaaacaaaaagagacagATCCATCGAACTGTCCAGTCTTCACAGTTAAGTGAGAAACAAAAACTGAACGAACTGCAGAATTACTTCCCTCTCAATTGGGCAGATATGATGTCTGACGTTCATTACATCGACAATTTGTTCCTTAACTACACGAAGAATCCAGACGGTTCATTTAATTCCGTGTATGCTGCGTTTCTTCTGCCACGTGATCACGGATTGAACAACACGCATTGCGGAGTACTCATTGATTTGGGAACAGGCCTCTCGCTGATGTTTCTTGGCTTCGTTAAAGATTTCCGCCAAGTGGTATTTGAAAACCCCAATTTTACAACCAAACGATTCTCACCACCGCCATCCGATGTGATTCTGAAAGAACCATGCATGAAAGCTGTTAACTGTCAAGAGTCGGAGGATGATTACACAGTCCAAATCAGCATTCACAGCAAGGAAGATCCGAAAG GTTTAAGCATTTCCACCGATCAGCAACTTCCATGTGAGGCTGGACACCGAGTCACTTTGTGTCTTACTCAACCGGAAGGAATGAAGCCGTTTACTATGTGTTTCCCTCATGCTTTCTTGGTTGGATGCATCGAAGCTACTCTGCGTCGTTCTGATCGTTCTATCCGACTAGTGCTCAAGAAAGCTTTGCGTGAGCCATGGCCTTGCCATTTCAATGAGAAACCGAAATTGAACGTGGACCAGTTGAGCGTGTGGAAGGAACCGAATCCAGACGATCCTGTTTTTCGAATTATGATCCACATAAGCGGTACAATGGACGTGAAATCAATTCGTTCTTCTTGGGAATCCGCTTATGACCTGTCAAAATTTTCGAATCTCCCACCTTTAAGAACTGTCCGCATTGCCACGTCttctatttttgttaattCCGAACCTGGCCAAGAATTCCTCAATGTTGCTACCATTCACGATCAACAAAACCCCCTCTTTAGCATTCGCGTTCATCTTCCCGTCAAAGTGACGCAATTGGGAAGCCCAATGATAGTGATAACTGTGTTAGATCATCACTATGCAAAAAAATTGATCGCAAATGGAAATTTACAGGCCAAGCAGTTTCATGAAGATTATCAACGCATCTTTAATGGGAGAAGGAATCGGCAACCGTTTCCTGTTTGGACTACATCGGAAGACGCAACCCTTCTTCTTCGTTACGTACTTCGCTTGAATGCTGCTAAAATGAAGCCCAGTTTAtggcaagaagaaaatgtacCATTGGGAAAGTTCAGTCCCTTCTTAGCGTCATTTATCTCTCCACTGTATCTGGATAATCAGTACCAggaaaatggagaagaagttAAAGCTGAAaagattaaaattaattcattcaaGAAGGAGCACAATATTCCCCTGTGTGACCCGAGTGTTTGTGCACGATGCATGAGAAGGAGTGCAAAACTCAAGCGTTGTTCAAGATGCAAAGCTGTGAATTATTGCACAGTTGACTGTCAAAAGGCCGATTGGAGTACGCATAAGGCTTGTTGTGTCGTTCCAAACACAGAAAATGAGACAATGGACAAGATTAAGGAGTTGGTTGACTTGATGATGAACAGCGTTCAAAATTAG
- the LOC124311511 gene encoding uncharacterized protein LOC124311511, producing MRIWGRRNRCQLVKINKKATFEVFVGTDLQSARDQQIKWPNPYCKFASCLPKQSKTKEFLFASKLWRRAAAVCCIVDGWVDHWCTDVFLVGRVPNRNTAALLPKSNLRNDQFLHRGLQVLHY from the exons ATGAGAATATGGGGTCGCAGAAATAGATGTCAACtggtgaaaataaataagaag GCAACTTTTGAAGTTTTCGTGGGCACTGATTTGCAGAGTGCTCGTGACCAACAGATAAAATGGCCCAATCCATATTGCAAATTTGCAAGCTGTCTTCCAAAACAATCCAAAACCAAGGAATTTCTATTTGCAAg taaactatggcgtcgtgctgctgctgtgtgttgtatcgttgatggctgggtcgaccactggtgtaccgatgtcttctTGGTAGGGCGGGTACCAAACCGCAAcaccgccgccttactacccAAAAGCAacttacgcaacgaccagttcCTGCACCGAGGTCTAcaagtactacactactaa
- the LOC124311308 gene encoding mitochondrial thiamine pyrophosphate carrier-like isoform X2 produces MEASEKKRKRTVISERGFSGAIGGSLTRAMCQPFDVLKIRFQVQIEPISKTNSSAVYRGIFQGLQHIVKSEGWTALWKGHVAAQALSATFGFVQFGLFEGITTYAFEKSPALNSVQSGVNFSAGFGSGCLATIISFPFDTIRTRLIVQGEPKIYKGVIDVVSKMSANEGALSLYHGLSPTLIQMGPYIGCQFAMYKFLVEIYDQAMEEKSAGLKSLTCGAVAGAFAKTLVYPLDLGKKRMQLQGFCDRHQYKGLFDCLATTVRNEGLAALLKGLSPSLLKAVFSSALQFYFYEITLEFLTRSR; encoded by the exons aTGGAAGcgtcagaaaaaaaacgaaagcgTACGGTAATCTCAGAACGAGGATTCTCTGGAGCAATTGGAGGATCTTTAACACGAGCGATGTGCCAGCCGTTTGATGTCCTCAAAATAAGATTCCAA GTTCAAATAGAACCCATTAGTAAAACAAATAGCAGTGCTGTATATAGAGGTATTTTTCAAGGACTGCAACATATTGTTAAGAGTGAAGGATGGACAGCTCTCTGGAAAGGACATGTTGCTGCACAAGCTCTTTCAGCAACTTTTGGTTTTGTACAGTTTGGTTTGTTTGAGGGTATCACCACATATGCCTTTGAAAAATCTCCTGCACTAAATTCAGTGCAATCTGGAGTCAATTTCTCAGCTGGTTTTGGATCAGGATGTTTGGCAACCATAATATCCTTTCCTTTTGACACTATTAGAACAAGACTTATAGTACAAGGAGAACCCAAG ATTTACAAGGGTGTGATTGATGTAGTATCAAAAATGTCGGCCAATGAGGGGGCTCTATCTCTGTACCATGGGCTGTCACCCACTTTGATCCAAATGGGGCCATACATTGGTTGCCAATTTGCAATGTATAAATTTTTGGTTGAAATATATGATCAAgctatggaagaaaaaagtgcTGGGCTAAAAAGTCTAACCTGTGGGGCTGTAGCAGGAGCATTTGCAAAGACTCTTGTTTATCCACTAGATCTGGGAAAGAAACGTATGCAGTTGCAAGGTTTCTGTGATAGGCATCAATATAAAGG GCTATTCGATTGTCTTGCAACAACAGTTCGAAATGAAGGATTGGCTGCTTTGCTCAaag GTCTTAGTCCTAGCCTGCTAAAGGCTGTTTTCTCATCTGCCCTTCAATTCTATTTCTATGAAATTACTTTGGAGTTTCTCACTAGGTCAAG GTGA